In the Piscinibacter sp. XHJ-5 genome, one interval contains:
- a CDS encoding TAXI family TRAP transporter solute-binding subunit, translated as MSIRPLASAAALLAAALSSAPAAAQQKFVTIGTGGVTGVYYAAGGAICRLVNKDRAKHGIRCSVESTGGSVFNVNTIKAGELDLGFTQSDVQYNAVKGLAQFKDGGAYGDLRAVFSVHPEPFTVLARKEANVKTFADFKGKRFNVGNPGSGTRASMEELLAAMGWKLGDFSLASELKADEHGPALCDGKIDGFFYGVGHPSANIQDPTTSCGARLVSLTGSAVDKLVADKPYYARATIPGGLYPNNPEPTQTYGVLATVVTSSKAPADQVYAVVKAVFDNFDEFKKLHPALVNLKPESMVKDGLSAPMHEGALRYYKEKGWVN; from the coding sequence ATGAGCATCCGACCCCTCGCCAGCGCCGCGGCACTCCTGGCCGCCGCCCTCTCCAGCGCACCGGCCGCCGCGCAGCAGAAGTTCGTCACCATCGGCACGGGCGGCGTCACCGGCGTCTACTACGCGGCCGGCGGCGCCATCTGCCGGCTGGTCAACAAGGACCGCGCCAAGCACGGCATTCGCTGCTCGGTCGAATCGACCGGCGGCTCGGTGTTCAACGTCAACACCATCAAGGCGGGGGAGCTCGACCTCGGGTTCACGCAGTCGGACGTGCAGTACAACGCGGTCAAGGGCCTCGCGCAGTTCAAGGACGGCGGCGCCTACGGTGACCTGCGCGCGGTGTTCTCGGTGCACCCCGAGCCCTTCACCGTGCTGGCGCGCAAGGAAGCCAACGTCAAGACCTTCGCCGACTTCAAGGGCAAGCGCTTCAACGTCGGCAACCCGGGATCCGGCACGCGCGCCTCGATGGAAGAGCTGCTCGCGGCCATGGGATGGAAGCTCGGCGACTTCTCGCTCGCCTCGGAGCTGAAGGCCGACGAGCACGGGCCGGCGCTGTGCGACGGCAAGATCGACGGCTTCTTCTACGGCGTGGGCCATCCGTCGGCCAACATCCAGGACCCCACCACCTCCTGCGGCGCCAGGCTGGTCTCGCTCACCGGCTCCGCGGTCGACAAGCTGGTCGCCGACAAGCCCTACTACGCGCGCGCCACCATCCCCGGCGGCCTGTACCCCAACAACCCCGAGCCCACGCAGACCTACGGCGTGCTGGCCACGGTGGTCACCTCGTCCAAGGCGCCTGCCGACCAGGTGTATGCGGTCGTGAAAGCGGTGTTCGACAACTTCGACGAGTTCAAGAAGCTGCATCCGGCGTTGGTGAACCTGAAGCCGGAGAGCATGGTGAAGGACGGGCTGAGCGCGCCGATGCACGAGGGCGCATTGAGGTACTACAAGGAGAAGGGCTGGGTGAACTGA
- a CDS encoding aspartate aminotransferase family protein, with translation MTTHVLHRHLHHHPPVAVTGQGVWLTDAQGRRYLDASGGAAVSCLGHGHPDVLAAMHAQIDRLAYAHTSFFTTDVAEALADQLVKTAPAGISHAYFVSGGSEAMEAALKMARQYFVETGQPQRSRFIARRQSYHGNTLGALSIGGNAWRRAPFAPMLIAATHVSPCYPYREQLPGETAVHYGLRLAEELDQTIVALGADSVIAFVAETVGGATAGVLTPVPGYFRAVREVCDRHGVLLILDEVMCGMGRTGTLHACEQEGVTPDLIAIAKGLGGGYQPIGAVLAQARVVDAMSDGSGFFQHGHTYLGHPVACAASLAVQQVIERDGLLEAVRARGASFEAMLRAALGEHAHVGDIRGRGLFWGVELVQDRATKQPFDPSRRLHARIKAEAMAAGLMLYPMGGTVDGRYGDHVLLAPPFIVSDAELAVIVERFAAALDRSINT, from the coding sequence ATGACCACCCATGTGCTTCACCGCCACTTGCACCATCACCCGCCTGTTGCCGTGACCGGCCAGGGCGTGTGGCTCACCGATGCGCAGGGCCGGCGCTACCTCGACGCGTCGGGCGGCGCGGCCGTGTCCTGCCTGGGCCACGGCCATCCGGACGTGCTGGCCGCCATGCACGCGCAGATCGACCGCCTGGCCTATGCCCACACCAGCTTCTTCACCACCGACGTGGCCGAGGCGCTGGCCGATCAGCTCGTGAAGACGGCACCGGCGGGGATCAGCCACGCGTATTTCGTGAGCGGCGGCTCCGAGGCGATGGAAGCGGCGCTCAAGATGGCGCGGCAGTACTTCGTCGAGACCGGACAGCCGCAGCGCAGCCGCTTCATCGCCCGCCGCCAGAGCTATCACGGCAACACGCTGGGCGCCCTGTCGATCGGCGGCAACGCGTGGCGGCGCGCGCCCTTCGCGCCGATGCTCATCGCGGCCACCCACGTCTCGCCCTGCTATCCGTACCGCGAGCAGCTGCCCGGCGAAACCGCCGTGCACTACGGCCTGCGCCTGGCCGAGGAGCTGGACCAGACCATCGTTGCGCTCGGCGCCGACAGCGTGATCGCCTTCGTCGCCGAGACGGTGGGCGGCGCCACCGCCGGCGTGCTGACGCCGGTGCCGGGCTACTTCCGCGCCGTCCGCGAGGTGTGCGACCGCCACGGCGTGCTGCTGATCCTCGACGAGGTGATGTGCGGCATGGGCCGCACCGGCACGCTGCACGCCTGCGAGCAGGAAGGCGTGACGCCCGACCTGATCGCCATCGCGAAAGGTCTCGGCGGGGGCTACCAGCCCATCGGCGCGGTCCTGGCACAGGCGCGCGTCGTCGATGCGATGAGCGACGGCAGCGGCTTCTTCCAGCATGGCCACACCTACCTGGGCCACCCGGTGGCCTGCGCGGCGTCGCTCGCGGTGCAGCAGGTGATCGAGCGCGACGGGCTGCTCGAGGCGGTGCGGGCCCGTGGTGCATCGTTCGAGGCGATGCTGCGCGCGGCGCTGGGGGAGCATGCGCACGTGGGTGACATCCGCGGGCGCGGACTGTTCTGGGGTGTGGAGCTGGTGCAGGACCGCGCGACGAAGCAGCCGTTCGATCCTTCCCGCAGGCTGCATGCGCGCATCAAGGCCGAGGCCATGGCCGCGGGTCTCATGCTTTACCCGATGGGCGGCACGGTCGACGGGCGGTATGGTGACCACGTGCTGCTGGCGCCGCCCTTCATCGTGAGCGACGCCGAACTCGCCGTCATCGTCGAGCGTTTCGCGGCAGCCCTCGACCGTTCCATCAACACCTGA
- a CDS encoding 2OG-Fe(II) oxygenase yields the protein MSSIIEEDSAALDKAAGARDCVTIRGVTLPLDGLVQPERLLPASVSALKQAFAGAEPFAHLVVDGLFDARLLELVAEEFDLLEASRWRRSQDGLHEVTLRSLPSTRLGRAAELYFATLHSGWFVDFLQQVTGVDRLIADPALWNGGFHEARNGGRFRIHTDFNKHAHTGLDNEMVLITYLNRDWNAEWGGALELWRAKPRECVRRIEPAFGRTVLMRHSDVSFHGHPVPLAMPPGQVRRSVAAYFYSNRADQRGVAPHASRYMDSSVLRWMRIAGREVVPPVVWKAAKKLVRR from the coding sequence ATGAGCTCCATCATCGAGGAGGATTCGGCGGCGCTCGACAAGGCGGCCGGTGCGCGCGACTGCGTCACCATCCGCGGCGTCACGCTGCCGCTCGACGGCCTGGTGCAGCCGGAGCGCCTGCTGCCGGCGTCGGTGAGCGCGCTGAAGCAGGCCTTCGCCGGCGCCGAGCCGTTTGCGCATCTGGTGGTCGACGGCCTGTTCGATGCGCGCCTGCTCGAGCTGGTGGCCGAGGAGTTCGACCTGCTCGAGGCCTCGCGCTGGCGGCGTTCGCAGGATGGGCTGCACGAGGTGACCCTGCGCTCGCTGCCCTCCACGCGGCTCGGCCGCGCGGCGGAGCTCTACTTCGCCACCCTGCATTCAGGCTGGTTCGTCGACTTCCTGCAGCAGGTGACCGGGGTGGATCGCCTCATCGCCGACCCCGCGCTGTGGAACGGCGGCTTTCACGAAGCGCGCAACGGCGGGCGCTTTCGCATCCACACCGACTTCAACAAGCATGCGCACACCGGCCTGGACAACGAGATGGTGCTGATCACCTACCTCAACCGCGACTGGAACGCCGAGTGGGGCGGCGCGCTCGAGCTGTGGCGGGCCAAGCCCCGCGAATGCGTGCGCCGCATCGAGCCGGCGTTCGGCCGCACGGTGCTGATGCGCCACAGCGACGTGAGCTTCCATGGCCATCCGGTGCCCCTGGCCATGCCGCCGGGGCAGGTGCGCCGATCGGTGGCGGCGTACTTCTACAGCAACCGCGCGGACCAGCGCGGGGTCGCGCCGCACGCGTCGCGGTACATGGACAGCAGCGTGCTGCGATGGATGCGCATCGCCGGGCGGGAAGTCGTTCCACCGGTGGTGTGGAAGGCGGCGAAGAAGCTCGTGCGGCGGTGA
- a CDS encoding CoA-binding protein, with protein sequence MPRQSVGDFKYHVGISSLTQIASREDRVCVLNILGGESSDVTPVSHAYSGGNVVFGTAPGKGGQTLPTPIGNVPVYNSVKEGLEAGHRFNCGVVYLPPAAARDGVAELIRVNSDLRKVFIITEKIAVHDAREIRAMGQANRVDIFGANGLGVADSWNQVRIGGALGGDNPGDTLRRGSIAIFSNSGGFSTTIAQYLRMAGWGTTTVISSGKDVYIHYAAPEFAFALANDARSKAAVLYCEPGGYYELDAHFTKPVVACVVGRWKSKLTRAVGHAGAMAGGSDDALAKERWFMDKFGVDGIFTPDQPVFSSRGAVVTNIAHIPAALTAVMRANATMPDFEPEGSLALKPWFGSDQGLALPPELALPVVAAVAPYNEQIALLNRQIGCTVPRQALKDASGASQMDPTTQVSSLHGVSMLQAAQYPLEANVGLALLHEAGGEIDRQLINVAVAAFVNLRGMPELAAAQASREAGNAPNAVLAAAASIVGPKRQEAARRAARLMIERFAAAGLADAFDEGFDLARVDRDGAESLTAAQSDPRAEAMLAGLKARGIRSVFVRWLAALGNPTADAVLAAITTSMAWGPLMRKRISRLTAESLPWWMQLFGTLIGASADASRHEADRFCGFTTQAMLTELSLTEIGYAALFGRVPTVNDLFAFQTLIGLLLTNGPGAISAQGAKGAVSADGPESPERVQLNKALMGFLTHTGYTHGGNGYEGIAFLMEQFRDSGLADPASRAHGLDLKALAARAVDQYAAYKSRQKHVGSLDIAKLPGVNHPVFKDKPVNHDPREVFIAELFERRGETNVFHAFYRELVQALFDAGVSRNVYCVNVDAVIAALLLKLLWQPLQRGEIGERDLETAAFTIFLYPRMLGCAAEIDDHLNRGRNMDTRTVASQCRFVA encoded by the coding sequence ATGCCAAGACAATCCGTCGGCGACTTCAAGTACCACGTCGGCATCAGCTCGCTGACGCAGATCGCCTCGCGTGAGGACCGCGTCTGCGTGCTCAACATCCTGGGCGGCGAATCGAGCGATGTCACGCCGGTGAGCCATGCCTACTCCGGCGGCAACGTGGTGTTCGGCACCGCGCCCGGCAAGGGCGGCCAGACGCTGCCCACGCCCATCGGCAACGTGCCGGTCTACAACAGCGTCAAGGAAGGCCTGGAGGCGGGACACCGCTTCAACTGCGGCGTGGTGTACCTGCCGCCGGCGGCGGCGCGCGACGGCGTGGCCGAGCTGATCCGCGTCAATTCCGATCTGCGCAAGGTCTTCATCATCACCGAGAAGATCGCGGTGCACGACGCGCGCGAGATCCGCGCCATGGGACAGGCGAACCGCGTCGACATCTTCGGCGCCAACGGCCTCGGCGTGGCCGACTCCTGGAACCAGGTGCGCATCGGCGGCGCGCTGGGCGGCGACAACCCGGGCGACACCCTGCGCCGCGGCTCGATCGCCATCTTCTCCAACTCGGGCGGCTTCTCCACCACCATCGCGCAGTACCTGCGCATGGCCGGCTGGGGCACGACCACCGTGATCTCCAGCGGCAAGGATGTCTACATCCACTACGCGGCGCCGGAGTTCGCCTTTGCGCTGGCCAACGACGCGCGCAGCAAGGCGGCGGTGCTGTACTGCGAGCCGGGCGGCTACTACGAGCTCGATGCGCACTTCACCAAGCCGGTCGTGGCCTGCGTGGTCGGCCGCTGGAAGAGCAAGCTCACGCGCGCCGTCGGCCACGCCGGCGCGATGGCCGGAGGCAGCGACGATGCGCTGGCCAAAGAACGCTGGTTCATGGACAAGTTCGGCGTGGACGGCATCTTCACGCCCGACCAGCCGGTGTTCTCGTCGCGCGGCGCCGTGGTGACCAACATCGCGCACATCCCGGCGGCGCTCACTGCCGTGATGCGCGCCAACGCGACGATGCCCGACTTCGAGCCGGAAGGCAGCCTCGCGCTGAAGCCGTGGTTCGGGTCCGACCAAGGGCTTGCGCTGCCCCCCGAGCTGGCGCTGCCCGTGGTCGCCGCCGTCGCGCCGTACAACGAGCAGATCGCGCTGCTGAACCGGCAGATCGGCTGCACGGTGCCGCGCCAGGCGCTCAAGGATGCGTCCGGCGCATCGCAGATGGATCCCACCACGCAGGTGAGCAGCCTGCACGGCGTGTCCATGCTGCAGGCGGCGCAGTACCCGCTGGAGGCGAACGTCGGGCTGGCGCTGCTGCACGAGGCCGGCGGCGAGATCGACCGCCAGCTCATCAACGTGGCCGTCGCCGCCTTCGTCAACCTGCGTGGCATGCCCGAGCTCGCCGCGGCGCAGGCCAGCCGGGAAGCCGGCAATGCGCCGAACGCGGTGCTCGCCGCCGCGGCCTCCATCGTCGGCCCCAAGCGCCAGGAGGCCGCGCGGCGCGCGGCCCGGCTGATGATCGAGCGCTTCGCCGCCGCAGGTCTGGCCGATGCGTTCGACGAAGGCTTCGACCTGGCCCGTGTCGATCGCGACGGCGCCGAGTCGCTGACAGCCGCCCAAAGCGATCCGCGCGCCGAGGCCATGCTGGCGGGACTGAAGGCGCGCGGGATCCGATCGGTGTTCGTTCGCTGGCTCGCCGCGCTGGGAAATCCCACGGCCGACGCGGTGCTCGCGGCCATCACCACCTCGATGGCCTGGGGACCCCTGATGCGCAAGCGCATCTCGCGCCTGACGGCCGAGAGCCTGCCGTGGTGGATGCAGCTCTTCGGCACGCTGATCGGCGCTTCGGCCGATGCGTCGCGACACGAGGCGGATCGCTTCTGCGGCTTCACCACGCAGGCGATGCTCACCGAGCTGAGCCTCACCGAGATCGGCTACGCGGCGCTGTTCGGCCGCGTGCCGACGGTCAACGACCTGTTCGCGTTCCAGACCTTGATCGGCCTGCTGCTCACCAACGGCCCGGGCGCCATCTCGGCGCAAGGCGCCAAGGGCGCCGTCTCGGCCGACGGTCCCGAGTCGCCGGAGCGCGTTCAGCTCAACAAGGCGCTGATGGGCTTTCTCACGCACACCGGCTACACCCACGGCGGCAACGGCTACGAGGGCATCGCCTTCCTGATGGAGCAGTTCCGCGACAGCGGCCTGGCCGATCCGGCTTCACGCGCGCACGGACTCGACCTGAAGGCGCTGGCGGCGCGCGCGGTGGATCAGTACGCGGCCTACAAGAGCCGGCAGAAGCATGTCGGCAGCCTCGACATCGCCAAGCTGCCGGGCGTGAACCATCCGGTGTTCAAGGACAAGCCGGTGAACCACGACCCTCGCGAAGTGTTCATCGCCGAGCTGTTCGAGCGACGCGGCGAAACCAACGTCTTCCACGCCTTCTACCGGGAGCTGGTGCAGGCGCTGTTCGACGCCGGCGTGTCGCGCAACGTGTACTGCGTGAACGTCGATGCGGTCATCGCGGCGCTGCTGCTCAAGCTCTTGTGGCAGCCGCTGCAGCGCGGGGAGATCGGCGAGCGCGACCTGGAGACCGCAGCCTTCACGATCTTCCTGTACCCGCGCATGCTGGGCTGCGCGGCGGAGATCGACGATCACCTGAATCGAGGTCGCAACATGGACACGCGGACGGTGGCGTCGCAGTGCCGGTTCGTGGCGTGA
- a CDS encoding ATP citrate lyase citrate-binding domain-containing protein — MQITGMLHGARLLQFVGFPATEVLGPAASEEEIKSLIDRHKQVFIKPVFKGGIGKKGKAGLLGRAGDLKTALAEKERLYFAEHRVGHVRAKANGVTFEAGVPARHEVYFSITDSTHFRAPTMTLTHVGGMDIEEVDRKQVAMVPFDPLTGLKAFVVANALTEIGAPKEIISPLVQQLPKLWELFHDFGMTTLELNPIRMREDAKGRLTPVACDFKCGFDRDDPRWARLGLPPHLFAADYSDFEQEINTLRTHQGQSDVYVINERGTVLAPTFGGGANSLVTEMLGDDAIISSDFGGNPPYEKMKEVARICFKHWLKQSNVLFIIGGKSNNTDIHETLRAMADALREHFSRYGPTPLYVVLGRGGPNLVRGMGALRDTCDALGLPYRLFGFDSDMSEVIQYAKKADAWMKSGGRQQVAARLGISTPAAA; from the coding sequence ATGCAAATCACCGGCATGCTTCACGGCGCGCGCCTGCTTCAGTTCGTCGGCTTTCCCGCCACCGAGGTGCTCGGCCCGGCGGCCAGCGAGGAAGAGATCAAGTCGCTGATCGACCGTCACAAGCAGGTCTTCATCAAGCCGGTCTTCAAGGGCGGCATCGGCAAGAAGGGCAAGGCCGGGCTGCTCGGCCGCGCCGGCGACCTGAAGACCGCGCTGGCCGAGAAGGAGCGGCTTTACTTCGCCGAGCACCGCGTGGGCCACGTGCGCGCCAAGGCCAATGGCGTCACCTTCGAGGCCGGCGTGCCGGCGCGCCACGAGGTGTATTTCTCGATCACCGACTCGACGCATTTCCGCGCCCCGACGATGACCTTGACGCACGTGGGCGGCATGGACATCGAGGAGGTCGACAGGAAGCAGGTGGCGATGGTGCCGTTCGACCCGCTCACCGGGCTGAAGGCTTTCGTCGTGGCCAACGCGCTCACCGAGATCGGGGCGCCCAAGGAAATCATCTCGCCGCTGGTGCAGCAGCTGCCGAAGCTGTGGGAGCTGTTCCACGACTTCGGCATGACGACGCTGGAGCTCAACCCGATCCGCATGCGCGAGGACGCGAAGGGCCGGCTCACGCCGGTCGCCTGCGACTTCAAGTGCGGCTTCGACCGCGATGACCCGCGCTGGGCCCGCCTCGGGCTGCCGCCGCACCTGTTCGCCGCCGACTACTCCGACTTCGAGCAGGAGATCAACACGCTGCGCACGCACCAGGGCCAGAGCGACGTCTACGTCATCAACGAGCGCGGCACCGTGCTCGCGCCGACCTTCGGCGGCGGCGCCAATTCGCTGGTCACCGAGATGCTCGGCGACGACGCGATCATCTCGTCCGACTTCGGCGGCAACCCGCCGTACGAGAAGATGAAGGAGGTCGCGCGCATCTGCTTCAAGCACTGGCTGAAGCAGTCGAACGTGCTGTTCATCATCGGCGGCAAGTCGAACAACACCGACATCCATGAAACGCTGCGCGCGATGGCCGACGCGCTGCGCGAGCACTTCAGCCGCTACGGCCCCACGCCGCTGTACGTCGTGCTGGGCCGCGGCGGCCCGAACCTCGTGCGCGGCATGGGCGCGCTGCGCGACACCTGCGACGCGCTGGGGCTGCCGTACCGCCTCTTCGGCTTCGACTCCGACATGAGCGAGGTCATCCAGTACGCGAAGAAGGCCGACGCGTGGATGAAGTCCGGCGGTCGGCAGCAGGTCGCTGCGCGACTGGGCATTTCCACACCGGCAGCCGCCTGA
- a CDS encoding amidohydrolase family protein: protein MTPRLPIKLDTTSNGEFAPVPLAAPALHARELARDAIEDAARRIGLDRRRYLIGALGAAATLGAFNRAFAAAGKTGGRYALAPEAPFELAAAQAAVGGDEFIFDVQLHHVNPKGAWRQKAGPEAFKGMPNSRCGQQDHIECFSSGALLKDVFLDSDTAMGVLSHVPGGLDTNPLDFEAAGATREAANALDGTERLLLHGRCMPTLPGELEGMEAQAARYKLSAFKTYTQFGPRDGAAGFFLDDDRHGTPFIERARKLGVRNIAVHKGLAFGARGYEYSSARDIGPAARRHPDMNFLIYHSGFDTAVKEGPYDARAQAGADVLVRSMLEAGSPRNVYAELGSTWRFVMRDPDQAAHLLGKLLKTFGEDHVLWGTDSIWYGSPQDQIQAFRAFEISREFQEKYGYPALTPAIKRKVFGLNAARVYGLAPQDMRKKLAKDGVQKKKAEYMNDPRPSFATYGPRDRAEFLAFRRWQGEMP from the coding sequence ATGACCCCACGCCTGCCCATCAAGCTCGACACCACCTCGAACGGCGAATTCGCCCCGGTGCCGCTGGCCGCCCCCGCATTGCACGCTCGCGAGCTGGCCCGCGACGCCATCGAGGACGCCGCCAGGCGCATCGGCCTGGACCGCCGCCGCTACCTCATCGGCGCCCTCGGCGCGGCCGCCACGCTGGGCGCCTTCAACCGCGCGTTCGCGGCCGCCGGCAAGACAGGCGGCCGCTATGCGCTGGCGCCCGAGGCGCCGTTCGAGCTCGCCGCCGCGCAGGCGGCGGTGGGCGGCGACGAGTTCATCTTCGACGTGCAGCTCCACCACGTGAACCCGAAGGGCGCGTGGCGGCAGAAGGCGGGGCCGGAGGCGTTCAAGGGCATGCCCAACAGCCGCTGCGGCCAGCAGGATCACATCGAGTGCTTCTCCAGCGGCGCCTTGCTGAAGGACGTGTTCCTCGACAGCGACACCGCGATGGGCGTGCTGTCGCACGTTCCGGGCGGCCTGGACACCAACCCGCTCGACTTCGAGGCCGCGGGGGCCACGCGCGAAGCGGCGAATGCGCTCGACGGCACCGAGCGGCTGCTGCTGCACGGCCGCTGCATGCCGACGCTGCCCGGCGAGCTCGAGGGCATGGAGGCGCAGGCGGCGCGCTACAAGCTGTCGGCCTTCAAGACCTACACGCAATTCGGTCCACGTGACGGTGCCGCCGGCTTCTTCCTCGACGACGATCGCCACGGCACGCCCTTCATCGAGCGCGCGCGCAAGCTGGGCGTGCGCAACATCGCCGTCCACAAGGGCCTGGCCTTCGGCGCGCGCGGCTACGAGTACTCCAGCGCGCGCGACATCGGTCCGGCGGCCCGGCGCCATCCGGACATGAACTTCCTCATCTACCACTCGGGCTTCGACACGGCGGTGAAGGAAGGCCCCTACGACGCCAGGGCGCAGGCGGGTGCCGACGTGCTGGTGCGCTCCATGCTCGAGGCGGGCAGCCCCCGCAACGTCTATGCCGAGCTCGGCAGCACCTGGCGCTTCGTGATGCGCGATCCCGACCAGGCGGCGCACCTGCTCGGCAAGCTGCTGAAGACCTTCGGCGAGGATCACGTGCTGTGGGGCACCGACTCCATCTGGTACGGCAGCCCGCAAGACCAGATCCAGGCCTTTCGCGCCTTCGAGATCAGCCGCGAGTTCCAGGAGAAGTACGGCTACCCGGCGCTCACGCCGGCGATCAAGCGCAAGGTGTTCGGGCTCAACGCGGCGAGGGTGTACGGGCTGGCGCCGCAGGACATGCGCAAGAAGCTGGCCAAGGATGGCGTGCAGAAGAAGAAGGCCGAATACATGAACGATCCGCGGCCCTCGTTCGCCACCTACGGGCCGCGGGATCGGGCGGAGTTCCTCGCATTTCGGCGCTGGCAGGGGGAGATGCCCTAG
- a CDS encoding SDR family oxidoreductase, translating to MDLELANAVVLVTGGSKGIGLACARAFAGEGARLAIASRDPANLAAATAALKSDGIAAVTVEADLADPTQAARMVREVEQQLGPIDVLVNSAGAAKRTPASELTAAHWHAAMQAKFFTYIHAIDAVLPGMAGRRAGAIVNIVGMGGKLASPVHLPGGSANAALMLASSGLANAYAAQGVRVNVVNPGMTATERMQEGLAAEARLAGRPVEEVLQQRLRTTPMGRIAEPRDIADVVVFLASPRAGYVSGAVVSLDGAATPMVV from the coding sequence ATGGACCTTGAACTCGCGAATGCCGTCGTGCTGGTCACCGGCGGCAGCAAGGGCATCGGACTGGCCTGCGCGCGCGCCTTCGCTGGCGAAGGCGCGCGCCTGGCGATCGCGTCGCGCGATCCGGCCAACCTCGCCGCGGCCACCGCCGCATTGAAATCGGACGGCATCGCCGCGGTGACCGTCGAGGCCGACCTCGCCGACCCGACGCAGGCGGCGCGCATGGTGCGCGAGGTCGAGCAGCAGCTGGGGCCGATCGACGTCCTCGTCAACTCGGCAGGGGCTGCAAAGCGCACCCCGGCGTCCGAGCTCACCGCGGCGCATTGGCATGCCGCGATGCAGGCGAAGTTCTTCACCTACATCCACGCGATCGACGCGGTGCTGCCGGGCATGGCAGGGCGGCGCGCCGGCGCCATCGTCAACATCGTCGGCATGGGCGGCAAGCTCGCGTCGCCGGTGCACCTGCCGGGCGGCTCCGCCAACGCGGCGCTGATGCTGGCGAGCAGCGGCCTGGCGAATGCATATGCGGCCCAGGGCGTGCGGGTCAACGTCGTGAACCCGGGCATGACGGCGACCGAGCGCATGCAGGAAGGGCTGGCGGCCGAGGCGCGGCTGGCCGGCCGGCCGGTCGAGGAGGTGCTCCAGCAGCGGCTGCGCACGACGCCGATGGGACGCATCGCCGAGCCGCGCGACATCGCCGACGTGGTGGTCTTCCTCGCGTCGCCGCGGGCCGGGTACGTGAGCGGGGCAGTCGTGTCGCTGGATGGCGCCGCCACGCCGATGGTGGTCTAG
- a CDS encoding DUF456 domain-containing protein translates to MTSDTLLWLLSAALILAGVAGTVLPVLPGTALILAGMVLGAWIDGFTRVSGLTVGVLAALAVIAWVLDYVSGLMGAKKAGASNQALIGAAVGTVVGLFMGFVGVLFMPLVGAAAGEYLARRDEQRAMKVGVATWLGILIGMAAKVGIAFVMIGVFVVALLF, encoded by the coding sequence ATGACGAGCGACACGCTGCTCTGGTTGCTCAGCGCCGCGCTGATCCTGGCCGGCGTGGCCGGCACCGTGCTGCCGGTGCTGCCCGGCACTGCGCTGATCCTCGCCGGCATGGTGCTGGGCGCCTGGATCGATGGCTTCACGCGCGTGAGCGGCCTGACGGTCGGCGTGCTGGCCGCGCTCGCCGTCATCGCCTGGGTGCTCGACTACGTCTCGGGCCTGATGGGCGCGAAGAAGGCCGGCGCGAGCAACCAGGCGCTGATCGGCGCGGCCGTCGGCACCGTCGTCGGCCTGTTCATGGGCTTCGTCGGCGTGCTCTTCATGCCGCTGGTGGGTGCGGCGGCCGGCGAGTACCTGGCGCGGCGCGACGAGCAGCGTGCGATGAAGGTGGGCGTGGCCACCTGGCTGGGCATCCTGATCGGCATGGCGGCCAAGGTCGGCATTGCGTTCGTGATGATCGGCGTCTTCGTCGTCGCCCTGCTGTTCTGA
- a CDS encoding glycerophosphodiester phosphodiesterase — protein MHWIIAVCLALIAPLAAALDLQGHRGARGLAPENTLAGFARALAVGVTTLELDIAVTRDDVLVISHDPALNPDITRGPDGQFLAARGPVIRQIAFDELSRYDVGRLKPGTNYAGRYPEQKPIDGSRIPRLSELFALVRKSGNEQVRFAIETKLTPTAPDETLAPEPFARAVVAAIRDAGMASRSTILSFDWRTLAVVQKIAPEIPTVYLTAQQQWLDNVAAGRPEGSAWTAGVQFNQHGSVPRMVKAAGGRIWSSFFGDLDAAKVGEAHTLGLQVLAWTVNEPRQIARMLDLGVDGIVSDRPDLVREEMKRRGLPLPAATPVAP, from the coding sequence ATGCACTGGATCATCGCTGTCTGCCTCGCCCTCATCGCGCCGCTGGCAGCGGCGCTGGACCTGCAAGGACACCGCGGCGCGCGCGGCCTCGCGCCCGAGAACACGCTGGCGGGCTTCGCGCGGGCGCTGGCCGTCGGCGTGACGACGCTCGAGCTCGACATCGCGGTCACGCGTGACGACGTGCTGGTGATCTCCCACGACCCCGCCCTCAATCCCGACATCACGCGCGGCCCCGACGGCCAGTTCCTGGCCGCGCGCGGGCCGGTCATTCGCCAGATCGCCTTCGACGAGCTGTCGCGCTATGACGTGGGCCGGCTCAAGCCCGGAACCAACTACGCCGGCCGCTATCCCGAGCAGAAGCCCATCGACGGCTCGCGCATCCCGCGGCTGTCGGAACTCTTCGCGCTGGTCCGCAAGTCGGGCAACGAGCAGGTGCGCTTCGCCATCGAGACCAAGCTCACACCGACCGCGCCCGACGAGACGCTGGCGCCCGAGCCTTTCGCCCGCGCCGTGGTCGCCGCCATCCGGGACGCGGGCATGGCCTCGCGCTCGACCATCCTCTCCTTCGACTGGCGCACGCTGGCCGTGGTGCAGAAGATCGCGCCCGAGATCCCGACCGTGTACCTCACCGCGCAGCAGCAGTGGCTGGACAACGTGGCCGCGGGCAGGCCCGAGGGCTCGGCATGGACGGCCGGCGTGCAGTTCAACCAGCACGGCTCGGTGCCCAGGATGGTCAAGGCCGCCGGCGGGCGCATCTGGTCCTCGTTCTTCGGCGACCTCGACGCCGCCAAGGTCGGCGAAGCCCACACGCTCGGACTGCAGGTGCTGGCCTGGACAGTCAACGAGCCGCGCCAGATCGCGCGCATGCTCGATCTCGGCGTCGACGGCATCGTCAGCGACCGGCCCGACCTGGTTCGCGAAGAGATGAAGCGCCGGGGCCTGCCGCTGCCGGCCGCGACGCCGGTGGCCCCATGA